Below is a window of Acidimicrobiales bacterium DNA.
CTTCGCCTACCTGGCCACCCTGTTCCACGGCGACATCGACCTGCGGCGCCTCGGGGCCCTCCTGGCCGTGGGGGCGGTGCCCATCGCCCTGGTGCTCCTCCAGCCCGACCTGGGCACGGCCCTGGTGTCGGTGGTCGTCACCTTCGCCATGCTGGTGGCGGCCGGGGTGCGGGGTCGCTTCCTGGTGCTCCTGGGCATCGGCGCCGTGCTCTTCGCCGCCCTGGTCCTCAGCAGCGGGGTCCTCGACACGTACCAGCAGGACCGCCTCACCGTCTTCGCCACCCAGGAGAGCGCGTCGCGCACCCTGGAGGAGGAGCGGGGCGTGGCCTACAACCTGGAGCAGTCGAAGATCGCCATCGGGTCCGGTGGGCTGCAGGGCAAGGGGCTGTTCAACGGGCCCCTGACCATGGACGACTGGGTGCCCGAGCAGCACACCGACTTCATCTTCACCGCGGTGGGGGAGGAGCTGGGCCTGGTCGGGGCCGGGGCCCTCATCGCCGCCTACGGGGTCGTCGTGTGGCGGATCTGGCGGACGGCCCAGCTGGCCCGGGACGACACCGGGACGCTCCTGTGCCTGGGGGTCCTGGCCATGTTCGTCTTCCAGATCTTCCAGAACATCGGCATGACCATGGGCATCATGCCCATCACCGGCATCCCCCTGCCCTTCATGAGCTACGGCGGCTCGTCCACCGTCATGGCCTTCATCGCCATGGGCCTGGTGCTGAACGTGCACATGCGCCGCTTCCGCTGACCGGGCCCGGCCCGCATCGCGAGCCGGCGGCGACCGATCGGTAGAGTGGCGGGCGATCATGTCGTCTGTCTGGCCGGTGCTCGAGCCGATCCTGCCCCTGGTGTCGAAGCCGGCGCGCTACATCGGCGGGGAGGACGGGGCCCAGGTCCCGGAGCACGGCCCCGGCCGGGTGGCGTGGCTGCTGGCCTACCCCGACACCTACGAGATCGGCCTGCCCAACCAGGGCCTGCAGATCCTCTACGAGATCCTCAACGAGCGCCCCGACGCGGTGGCCGAGCGCACCTACGCCCCCTGGACCGACCTCGAGGAGCGCATGCGGGCCGAGGGTGTGCCCCTCTTCTCGGTCGACACCCACCGCCCGGCGGCCGACTTCGACGTGCTGGCCTTCAACCTGTCGGCCGAGCTGACCTACACCAACCTGGTGGGCATGATCGATCTGGCCGGGGCCCCGGTCCGGGCCGCGGACCGGGCCATCGACGACCTGCTGGTCGGGGCGGGCGGGCACTGCACCTACAACCCCGAGCCCATCGCCGCCTTCCTGGACTTCGTGGTCCTGGGCGACGGCGAGGAGGTGGCGGGCGAGATCAGCGCCGCCCTGGCCGGGTGGAAGGCGGCCCGGGTCGCCGGCGACCCCGTCACCCGCCACGACGCCCTCACCGCCCTGGCCGGCGTCACCGGCGTGTACGTCCCGGCCCTCTACCAGCCCGTCACCGACGCCGAGGGGCGCCTGGTGGCCACCCGGCCGATCGACCCGGCGGCCCCCGAGCTGGTCGAGAAGCGCACCGTGGCCGACCTGGGCCAGTGGCCGTACCCCCGCCAGCAGCTCGTCCCCCTCACCGAGGTGGTGCACGACCGGCTCAACGTCGAGGTGTTCCGGGGTTGCACCCGGGGCTGCCGCTTCTGCCAGGCCGGGATGATCACCCGGCCCGTCCGCGAGCGCCCGGCCGAGCAGGTCCGCACCATGGTGGCCGAGGGCCTGCGCCGCACCGGCTACGACGAGGTGGCCCTCACCTCCCTGTCCACCGCCGACTTCTCCGGGGTCGAGGACGTGGTGGGGGCCATCGTCCGCTCCGGCGAGCGCCCGGCGCCGGCCGACGAGGGCGAGGGCCAGGGCCCCGGGTCGTCGCTCGACTGCGGGGCCGGCCTGGGCGGCCCCGGCGCCGGCCTGGCCTCCGACATCAGCGTGTCGCTGCCGTCGCTGCGGGTCGACGCCTTCACCGTGGGCATCGCGGCCGAGATCCAGCGGGCCCGGCGCACCGGCCTCACCTTCGCCCCCGAGGGCGGCACGTGGCGCATGCGCCAGGTCATCAACAAGCTCATCAGCGACGACGACCTCTACGGGGCGGTCGAGTCGGCCTACTCGCAGGGCTGGCGGCGCATGAAGCTGTACTTCCTGGTCGGGCTGCCCACCGAGACCGACGAGGACACCCTGGGCATCGCCACCCTGGCCCGGAACGTGGTCGAGATCGGCCGCCGGCACCACAAGAACCCGTCGGTGACCGTGTCGGTGGGCGGCTTCGTGCCCAAGCCGTTCACGCCGTTCCAGTGGTTCGGCCAGAACACCCGCCAGGAGCTGGAGCGCAAGGTCGGCCTCCTGCGCGACGCCCTGCGCCGCGACCGGGGCGTGCAGCTCAAGTGGCACGACCCCCGGGCCACCACCGTCGAGGGCATCATGTCCCGCGGCGACCGGCGCCTGGCCGCGGTCATCGAGGACGTGTGGCGCCACGGGGGCACGTTCCAGGAGTGGAGCGAGCACTTCGACCTCCAGCTGTGGCTCGACGCCCTCGAGCGCCAGGGCCTCACCGTCGAGGAGCTGGCCTACCGCCACCGCACCGAGGACGAGGCCCTGCCCTGGGACCACCTCTCGGCCGGCCTCCACAAGGACTTCCTGTGGCAGGACTGGCGCGACGCCCTGGCCGAGGTGGGCCTGGAGGACTGCCGCTGGACCCCGTGCTACGACTGCGGGGCCTGCACCGGCTACGGCATCGAGCACGTGGTGGCCAGCGCCGTGCCCCCCGCCGGAGGGAGCCAGGGCACCGGCCCCTCGCCCGCGGCCGTCCCCGTCGCCCTCGGGCGGCGCCCCGTCCCGGCCGGGGCGGGCTGATGCGGCTCCGGGTGCGGTTCTCCAAGCTGGGCAAGGTCCGCTTCACCAGCCACCGGGACGTGGCCCGCATCTGGGAGCGCGCCCTGCGCCGGGCGTCCCTGCCCGTGGCCCGCACCGAGGGCTTCTCGCCCCGGCCCAAGCTGCACTTCGGCCTGGCCCTCTCCACCGGGTACGAGTCGCTGGCCGAGTACCTCGACGTCGACCTGGTCGAGGGGACCATCGTCGACTTGGCCGTCCTGCCCGAGGCGCTCACCGCCGCCCTCCCCGGCGGGCTGGCCGCCACCGCGGTGGCGACCGTGCCCCCCGGCACCCCCTCCCTCCAGCACGCCGTCACCAGCAGCCGCTGGGAGGTCGAGGTCCACGACCTCGACCTGGCCACCGTCACGGCCCGGACCGAGGCCCTCCTGGCCGCGCCCGAGCTGGTGACCACCCGCCAACGCAAGGGCAAGGACGTCAGCGACGACGTCCGCCCCCACCTGCTCCACCTCCAGCCCCAGGCCCACCCGGCCGAGGGCGTCCTGCTCGTGGCCGAGCTGGGCGCCCAGAACCGGGGGCTGCGGCCCAGCGAGCTCGTCGCCCTCCTCGGCGACGGTGCCCGCGAGGGCCGGGTGCGCAGGACCCACCAGTTCACAGAGCACGACGGCACCCGCTGCGAGCCGTTGCCTGCTCCGCACGCCCTGGAGCGTGCGTCATGAGAAGGGATCCCCCCCATGACCGACGCCGATCACGCCGCCCCTCCGAGCACCCCTCGGCCCCCCGAGGGCGAGCCTCGCACCCCCCGCGCTGAGGGACGCACCCCCGACACCCCGGCGGGGGGGAGCGACAACGGCTCCCCGGCCCGCCGTCGCCGCCGCTCCCGCGGCGGAGGTGGTGGGGGAGGGGGCCAGGGTGGCCAGCCGGCCGGCCGGGCCCCCGAGGGCGCCCGGAGCGCCGACCGACCCGAGCCCGACCGCCACGGCGAGGACCGCCCGTCAGGGGCGGCGGCCGACACCGCCCCGGTCCGGCGCCCCCGCATCGGCGACACCCGGCCCGCGCCTGCCCCCACCGGGGACGGTGCCCCGCGGGCCGAGGCCGACGGGGCCAAGGCCGGTGACGGTGACGGTGCGCCCCGCAAGCGGCGCCGCCGTGGCGGCCGGGGCCGGGGCAAGGGCGGCAGCCAGGGCGGCGGAGGAGGCGAGGGCCGTTCCGGGTCCGTTTCGGGCCAGGGCCAGGGGAACCGGGGCCAGGGCGGCGGCGGTCGCCCGGGCGGCCAGGGCCAGGGCGGCGGCCAGGGCCGGAACCGCGGCGGCCGCGCCTCGACCCCGATCACCGCCGTGACCGACGCCGCGCCGGTGGAGCTGGACGACGAGGTCCTGGAGCAGCGCCGGGGGCGCGAGCGCAAGGGCCGGCCGGTAGGCCGTTACCTGATGGCCGTGCACGTCCGGCCCGAGGCCACCCAGATCGCCATCCTGGAGGGCCGGTCGCTGATCGAGCACCAGGTGTCCCGCCCCGCCGACGACGTCTCCCAGATCCACGGCAACATCTACCTGGGCAAGGTCCAGAACGTGTTGCCGGGCATGGAGGCCGCCTTCGTCGACATCGGCACACCCAAGAACGCGGTCCTGTACCGGGGAGACACCCGGCACGACCCCGACGTCGAGGGCGGGTCCAAGAACGCCAAGATCGAGGACATCCTGAGGGCCCGGCAGGTGATCCTGTGCCAGGTCACCAAGAACCCCATCGCCCACAAGGGGGCCCGCCTCACCCAGGAGGTGTCGATCCCCGGGCGGTTCGTGGTGCTGGTGCCCAACAGCACCACCTACGGCATCTCCAAGCGGCTGCCCGACGACGAGCGCAAGCGCCTGCGGAACATCCTGGACAAGGTCCGGCCCAAGGGCCACGGCCTGATCGTGCGCACCGCGGCCGAGGGGGTCACGGCCGAGGAGATCGAGCGTGACGTCCAGAACCTGTCGCAGCTGTGGGCCAAGATCGAGCAGAAGGCCAAGAGCCTCAAGGGCCAGGGCGCGGCCCTGCTCTACCGCGAGCCCGACATGGCCGTGCGGGTCATCCGCGAGGAGCTGACCAAGGACTTCCGCAAGGTCATCATCGACGACCGGGGCCTGTACGAGGAGATCCGCGACTACGTCCGCAGCATCTCCCCGGAGATGGCCGAGCGGGTGGAGCACTACGACACCTCGGTCGAGCCCCTGCCGCTGTACGAGAAGCACCACGTGCACGAGCAGGTCCACAAGGCCCTGGACCGCAAGGTGTGGCTCCCCTCGGGCGGCTCGCTCATCATCGAGCACACCGAGGCCCTCACCGTCATCGACGTGAACACCGGCAAGAACGTGGGCCGGTCCAACCTCGAGGACACCGTGTTCGCCAACAACCTGGAGGCGGCCGAGGAGGTGGCCCGCCAGCTCCGCCTGCGCGACATCGGTGGCATCATCGTCATCGACTTCATCGACATGGAGGTGGCCAAGAACCGCGACGCGGTCATCCGCACCTTCCGCGACGCCCTGGCCCGGGACAAGACCCGGACCCAGGCCTTCGACATCTCCGAGCTCGGGCTGGTGGAGATGACCCGCAAGCGCATCGGCGAGGGCCTGCTGGAGAGCTTCGCCGAGGGCTGCCCCACCTGCCTGGGCCGGGGCGTGGTGCTCGACCCCGCCCTGTTCCCGTCCGGCTGACAGGTTGGGCCGTCCGCCGGACGGCCGGCTAGCCTTGCCCGTCGGCCCTGCGGGGCCCCCGAGCCGTTCCCCGATCCCACCCGAGACGAGCCATGGACGCAGTCATCAAGACCGGCGGCAAGCAGTACCGCGTGAGCCAGGGCCAGCGGCTCGACGTCGAGCGCCTGGGCGCGGTCGACAC
It encodes the following:
- a CDS encoding TIGR03936 family radical SAM-associated protein; this encodes MRLRVRFSKLGKVRFTSHRDVARIWERALRRASLPVARTEGFSPRPKLHFGLALSTGYESLAEYLDVDLVEGTIVDLAVLPEALTAALPGGLAATAVATVPPGTPSLQHAVTSSRWEVEVHDLDLATVTARTEALLAAPELVTTRQRKGKDVSDDVRPHLLHLQPQAHPAEGVLLVAELGAQNRGLRPSELVALLGDGAREGRVRRTHQFTEHDGTRCEPLPAPHALERAS
- the rodA gene encoding rod shape-determining protein RodA, whose translation is MATIPVTRRRPLASLRHDPSAMWHHVDWVLAGCLAAISVLGVLMVYSSTRGPEPHDTLYLQRQVLYVAVGLIAAAAVALIDYHRIVDRAPILYGGTLVLLLGVMVVGREQKGTQGWFALGPFQLQPSEFAKVAVVLGFAYLATLFHGDIDLRRLGALLAVGAVPIALVLLQPDLGTALVSVVVTFAMLVAAGVRGRFLVLLGIGAVLFAALVLSSGVLDTYQQDRLTVFATQESASRTLEEERGVAYNLEQSKIAIGSGGLQGKGLFNGPLTMDDWVPEQHTDFIFTAVGEELGLVGAGALIAAYGVVVWRIWRTAQLARDDTGTLLCLGVLAMFVFQIFQNIGMTMGIMPITGIPLPFMSYGGSSTVMAFIAMGLVLNVHMRRFR
- a CDS encoding radical SAM protein, which produces MLEPILPLVSKPARYIGGEDGAQVPEHGPGRVAWLLAYPDTYEIGLPNQGLQILYEILNERPDAVAERTYAPWTDLEERMRAEGVPLFSVDTHRPAADFDVLAFNLSAELTYTNLVGMIDLAGAPVRAADRAIDDLLVGAGGHCTYNPEPIAAFLDFVVLGDGEEVAGEISAALAGWKAARVAGDPVTRHDALTALAGVTGVYVPALYQPVTDAEGRLVATRPIDPAAPELVEKRTVADLGQWPYPRQQLVPLTEVVHDRLNVEVFRGCTRGCRFCQAGMITRPVRERPAEQVRTMVAEGLRRTGYDEVALTSLSTADFSGVEDVVGAIVRSGERPAPADEGEGQGPGSSLDCGAGLGGPGAGLASDISVSLPSLRVDAFTVGIAAEIQRARRTGLTFAPEGGTWRMRQVINKLISDDDLYGAVESAYSQGWRRMKLYFLVGLPTETDEDTLGIATLARNVVEIGRRHHKNPSVTVSVGGFVPKPFTPFQWFGQNTRQELERKVGLLRDALRRDRGVQLKWHDPRATTVEGIMSRGDRRLAAVIEDVWRHGGTFQEWSEHFDLQLWLDALERQGLTVEELAYRHRTEDEALPWDHLSAGLHKDFLWQDWRDALAEVGLEDCRWTPCYDCGACTGYGIEHVVASAVPPAGGSQGTGPSPAAVPVALGRRPVPAGAG
- a CDS encoding Rne/Rng family ribonuclease, whose product is MTDAAPVELDDEVLEQRRGRERKGRPVGRYLMAVHVRPEATQIAILEGRSLIEHQVSRPADDVSQIHGNIYLGKVQNVLPGMEAAFVDIGTPKNAVLYRGDTRHDPDVEGGSKNAKIEDILRARQVILCQVTKNPIAHKGARLTQEVSIPGRFVVLVPNSTTYGISKRLPDDERKRLRNILDKVRPKGHGLIVRTAAEGVTAEEIERDVQNLSQLWAKIEQKAKSLKGQGAALLYREPDMAVRVIREELTKDFRKVIIDDRGLYEEIRDYVRSISPEMAERVEHYDTSVEPLPLYEKHHVHEQVHKALDRKVWLPSGGSLIIEHTEALTVIDVNTGKNVGRSNLEDTVFANNLEAAEEVARQLRLRDIGGIIVIDFIDMEVAKNRDAVIRTFRDALARDKTRTQAFDISELGLVEMTRKRIGEGLLESFAEGCPTCLGRGVVLDPALFPSG